A single region of the Salvelinus sp. IW2-2015 linkage group LG20, ASM291031v2, whole genome shotgun sequence genome encodes:
- the LOC111981427 gene encoding uncharacterized protein isoform X1, which produces MDMTKATRIQLSNNINHTGKCENAGRAPYHELTREHLGQYISNTLSHIHTVREFCDRHSKWALQRETELEMMRDIKERADRIDLKFDHVRNSETKAKAFGEFVWSGLTQGTADSRREELEKELGAVLKDTLGGLEKLDYFLHAVECLAVTCLLVFEENRFLCLPQGTSPASVQAVITTARISCPLLIHFKRDAKSFFMPSLLNVEVLALQLHRYIQISQQLCKIMEKGSSSQMLFWKNKNDIPVVNLGADVSEESIQKMMDHLNQLNDIRMDQHLRLTFLFQXAAQRFIGRFSQRRPRMEQFLTDLEENAVQLDRMKLGAKISSVAGSSVGVAGGILSIVGLALTPVTAGLSLALTIAGVSLGVTSGVNSLATGITEMKVNSIHEKKAREVFQNFMEDVESLQESLEDVARNIEPILGQSRVDGVLGAGKVIATAGAIGKGIDSIVDCASALSVKALAKEDLIASAGKLALQEGKAARNLPKLAGDIPDIGQVAKGTPLALSSSARAGFITLNALFIGLDVFFICKDSVCLAKGSKSEFSQLIRARAALWRTELDSWQRIYDSLCRGIWKFRKCQRILAQPFYPPGGEYLCQ; this is translated from the exons AGTTAACAAGGGAGCACTTGGGCCAGTACATCTCAAACACCCTCAGCCACATTCACACAGTGAGGGAGTTCTGTGACAGACATTCCAAATGGGCCCTTCAGAGGGAGACAGAACTAGAAATGATGAGGGACATCAAGGAGAGGGCAGACAGAATTGACCTTAAGTTCGACCATGTCCGTAACTCAGAGACCAAGGCCAAGGCGTTTGGGGAGTTCGTATGGAGCGGTCTGACCCAGGGGACTGCAGACAGTAGGCGtgaggagctggagaaggagcTGGGGGCTGTACTAAAGGACACTCTGGGAGGCCTGGAGAAGCTGGATTACTTCCTGCATGCTGTGGAGTGTCTGGCGGTCACCTGTCTGTTGGTGTTTGAGGAGAACAGGTTCCTCTGTCTGCCTCAGGGGACGAGCCCTGCCAGTGTTCAGGCTGTCATCACTACTGCCAGRATATCCTGCCCTCTCCTCATCCACTTTAAGAGGGATGCTAAGTCATTCTTTATGCCCAGCCTCCTCAATGTAGAGGTGCTGGCCCTCCAGCTGCACAGATACATACAAATCAGCCAGCAGCTCTGTAAAATAATGGAGAAGGG TAGCTCCAGTCAAATGCTGTTTTGGAAAAATAAGAATGACATCCCTGTGGTCAACCTTGGTGCTGATGTGAGTGAAGAGTCCATACAAAAGATGATGGACCATTTGAATCAGCTGAATGATATCAG GATGGACCAGCACCTCAGACTAACATTCCTGTTCCAAGRGGCTGCTCAGCGCTTCATTGGCCGGTTCAGCCAGCGCCGACCCAGGATGGAGCAGTTTCTRACMGATCTGGAGGAAAATGCTGTGCAGCTGGACAGGATGAAGCTGGGGGCTAAGATCTCCAGTGTGGCAGGCAGCTCAGTGGGGGTGGCTGGAGGGATCCTATCCATAGTGGGCTTAGCTCTGACCCCTGTCACTGCTGGGCTGTCACTGGCTCTCACCATTGCAGGGGTCAGCCTGGGKGTCACCAGTGGGGTCAACAGTTTAGCCACTGGTATCACAGAGATGAAGGTCAATAGCATCCATGAGAAGAAAGCCAGAGAAGTCTTCCAGAATTTCATGGAGGACGTGGAGAGTCTCCAGGAGTCTCTGGAGGATGTGGCCAGGAATATAGAGCCCATCTTGGGGCAGAGCAGGGTGGACGGCGTGCTGGGGGCAGGGAAGGTGATTGCCACAGCCGGGGCCATTGGAAAAGGCATCGACTCCATAGTGGACTGTGCCTCGGCTCTGAGTGTTAAGGCCCTTGCAAAGGAAGATCTGATTGCAAGCGCTGGTAAATTGGCGCTCCAGGAAGGCAAAGCAGCACGAAACCTGCCCAAGCTAGCAGGGGACATCCCAGACATTGGACAGGTGGCCAAAGGCACCCCACTAGCCCTCTCCAGCTCGGCACGGGCTGGTTTTATCACTCTCAACGCCCTCTTCATTGGCCTGGATGTTTTCTTCATCTGTAAAGACAGTGTGTGCTTGGCCAAAGGCAGCAAGAGTGAGTTCTCCCAGCTCATTCGTGCCAGAGCGGCCTTGTGGCGCACAGAGCTAGACTCCTGGCAGAGGATCTACGACTCGCTGTGTAGAGGAATTTGGAAGTTCAGGAAGTGCCAGAGAATTTTGGCTCAGCCTTTTTACCCTCCTGGAGGAGAATATTTGTGTCAATAA
- the LOC111981427 gene encoding apolipoprotein L2 isoform X4 produces the protein MMRDIKERADRIDLKFDHVRNSETKAKAFGEFVWSGLTQGTADSRREELEKELGAVLKDTLGGLEKLDYFLHAVECLAVTCLLVFEENRFLCLPQGTSPASVQAVITTARISCPLLIHFKRDAKSFFMPSLLNVEVLALQLHRYIQISQQLCKIMEKGSSSQMLFWKNKNDIPVVNLGADVSEESIQKMMDHLNQLNDIRMDQHLRLTFLFQXAAQRFIGRFSQRRPRMEQFLTDLEENAVQLDRMKLGAKISSVAGSSVGVAGGILSIVGLALTPVTAGLSLALTIAGVSLGVTSGVNSLATGITEMKVNSIHEKKAREVFQNFMEDVESLQESLEDVARNIEPILGQSRVDGVLGAGKVIATAGAIGKGIDSIVDCASALSVKALAKEDLIASAGKLALQEGKAARNLPKLAGDIPDIGQVAKGTPLALSSSARAGFITLNALFIGLDVFFICKDSVCLAKGSKSEFSQLIRARAALWRTELDSWQRIYDSLCRGIWKFRKCQRILAQPFYPPGGEYLCQ, from the exons ATGATGAGGGACATCAAGGAGAGGGCAGACAGAATTGACCTTAAGTTCGACCATGTCCGTAACTCAGAGACCAAGGCCAAGGCGTTTGGGGAGTTCGTATGGAGCGGTCTGACCCAGGGGACTGCAGACAGTAGGCGtgaggagctggagaaggagcTGGGGGCTGTACTAAAGGACACTCTGGGAGGCCTGGAGAAGCTGGATTACTTCCTGCATGCTGTGGAGTGTCTGGCGGTCACCTGTCTGTTGGTGTTTGAGGAGAACAGGTTCCTCTGTCTGCCTCAGGGGACGAGCCCTGCCAGTGTTCAGGCTGTCATCACTACTGCCAGRATATCCTGCCCTCTCCTCATCCACTTTAAGAGGGATGCTAAGTCATTCTTTATGCCCAGCCTCCTCAATGTAGAGGTGCTGGCCCTCCAGCTGCACAGATACATACAAATCAGCCAGCAGCTCTGTAAAATAATGGAGAAGGG TAGCTCCAGTCAAATGCTGTTTTGGAAAAATAAGAATGACATCCCTGTGGTCAACCTTGGTGCTGATGTGAGTGAAGAGTCCATACAAAAGATGATGGACCATTTGAATCAGCTGAATGATATCAG GATGGACCAGCACCTCAGACTAACATTCCTGTTCCAAGRGGCTGCTCAGCGCTTCATTGGCCGGTTCAGCCAGCGCCGACCCAGGATGGAGCAGTTTCTRACMGATCTGGAGGAAAATGCTGTGCAGCTGGACAGGATGAAGCTGGGGGCTAAGATCTCCAGTGTGGCAGGCAGCTCAGTGGGGGTGGCTGGAGGGATCCTATCCATAGTGGGCTTAGCTCTGACCCCTGTCACTGCTGGGCTGTCACTGGCTCTCACCATTGCAGGGGTCAGCCTGGGKGTCACCAGTGGGGTCAACAGTTTAGCCACTGGTATCACAGAGATGAAGGTCAATAGCATCCATGAGAAGAAAGCCAGAGAAGTCTTCCAGAATTTCATGGAGGACGTGGAGAGTCTCCAGGAGTCTCTGGAGGATGTGGCCAGGAATATAGAGCCCATCTTGGGGCAGAGCAGGGTGGACGGCGTGCTGGGGGCAGGGAAGGTGATTGCCACAGCCGGGGCCATTGGAAAAGGCATCGACTCCATAGTGGACTGTGCCTCGGCTCTGAGTGTTAAGGCCCTTGCAAAGGAAGATCTGATTGCAAGCGCTGGTAAATTGGCGCTCCAGGAAGGCAAAGCAGCACGAAACCTGCCCAAGCTAGCAGGGGACATCCCAGACATTGGACAGGTGGCCAAAGGCACCCCACTAGCCCTCTCCAGCTCGGCACGGGCTGGTTTTATCACTCTCAACGCCCTCTTCATTGGCCTGGATGTTTTCTTCATCTGTAAAGACAGTGTGTGCTTGGCCAAAGGCAGCAAGAGTGAGTTCTCCCAGCTCATTCGTGCCAGAGCGGCCTTGTGGCGCACAGAGCTAGACTCCTGGCAGAGGATCTACGACTCGCTGTGTAGAGGAATTTGGAAGTTCAGGAAGTGCCAGAGAATTTTGGCTCAGCCTTTTTACCCTCCTGGAGGAGAATATTTGTGTCAATAA
- the LOC111981427 gene encoding uncharacterized protein isoform X3 encodes MSKHRESVMSRSELTREHLGQYISNTLSHIHTVREFCDRHSKWALQRETELEMMRDIKERADRIDLKFDHVRNSETKAKAFGEFVWSGLTQGTADSRREELEKELGAVLKDTLGGLEKLDYFLHAVECLAVTCLLVFEENRFLCLPQGTSPASVQAVITTARISCPLLIHFKRDAKSFFMPSLLNVEVLALQLHRYIQISQQLCKIMEKGSSSQMLFWKNKNDIPVVNLGADVSEESIQKMMDHLNQLNDIRMDQHLRLTFLFQXAAQRFIGRFSQRRPRMEQFLTDLEENAVQLDRMKLGAKISSVAGSSVGVAGGILSIVGLALTPVTAGLSLALTIAGVSLGVTSGVNSLATGITEMKVNSIHEKKAREVFQNFMEDVESLQESLEDVARNIEPILGQSRVDGVLGAGKVIATAGAIGKGIDSIVDCASALSVKALAKEDLIASAGKLALQEGKAARNLPKLAGDIPDIGQVAKGTPLALSSSARAGFITLNALFIGLDVFFICKDSVCLAKGSKSEFSQLIRARAALWRTELDSWQRIYDSLCRGIWKFRKCQRILAQPFYPPGGEYLCQ; translated from the exons ATGTCCAAACACAGGGAGAGCGTCATGTCACG ATCAGAGTTAACAAGGGAGCACTTGGGCCAGTACATCTCAAACACCCTCAGCCACATTCACACAGTGAGGGAGTTCTGTGACAGACATTCCAAATGGGCCCTTCAGAGGGAGACAGAACTAGAAATGATGAGGGACATCAAGGAGAGGGCAGACAGAATTGACCTTAAGTTCGACCATGTCCGTAACTCAGAGACCAAGGCCAAGGCGTTTGGGGAGTTCGTATGGAGCGGTCTGACCCAGGGGACTGCAGACAGTAGGCGtgaggagctggagaaggagcTGGGGGCTGTACTAAAGGACACTCTGGGAGGCCTGGAGAAGCTGGATTACTTCCTGCATGCTGTGGAGTGTCTGGCGGTCACCTGTCTGTTGGTGTTTGAGGAGAACAGGTTCCTCTGTCTGCCTCAGGGGACGAGCCCTGCCAGTGTTCAGGCTGTCATCACTACTGCCAGRATATCCTGCCCTCTCCTCATCCACTTTAAGAGGGATGCTAAGTCATTCTTTATGCCCAGCCTCCTCAATGTAGAGGTGCTGGCCCTCCAGCTGCACAGATACATACAAATCAGCCAGCAGCTCTGTAAAATAATGGAGAAGGG TAGCTCCAGTCAAATGCTGTTTTGGAAAAATAAGAATGACATCCCTGTGGTCAACCTTGGTGCTGATGTGAGTGAAGAGTCCATACAAAAGATGATGGACCATTTGAATCAGCTGAATGATATCAG GATGGACCAGCACCTCAGACTAACATTCCTGTTCCAAGRGGCTGCTCAGCGCTTCATTGGCCGGTTCAGCCAGCGCCGACCCAGGATGGAGCAGTTTCTRACMGATCTGGAGGAAAATGCTGTGCAGCTGGACAGGATGAAGCTGGGGGCTAAGATCTCCAGTGTGGCAGGCAGCTCAGTGGGGGTGGCTGGAGGGATCCTATCCATAGTGGGCTTAGCTCTGACCCCTGTCACTGCTGGGCTGTCACTGGCTCTCACCATTGCAGGGGTCAGCCTGGGKGTCACCAGTGGGGTCAACAGTTTAGCCACTGGTATCACAGAGATGAAGGTCAATAGCATCCATGAGAAGAAAGCCAGAGAAGTCTTCCAGAATTTCATGGAGGACGTGGAGAGTCTCCAGGAGTCTCTGGAGGATGTGGCCAGGAATATAGAGCCCATCTTGGGGCAGAGCAGGGTGGACGGCGTGCTGGGGGCAGGGAAGGTGATTGCCACAGCCGGGGCCATTGGAAAAGGCATCGACTCCATAGTGGACTGTGCCTCGGCTCTGAGTGTTAAGGCCCTTGCAAAGGAAGATCTGATTGCAAGCGCTGGTAAATTGGCGCTCCAGGAAGGCAAAGCAGCACGAAACCTGCCCAAGCTAGCAGGGGACATCCCAGACATTGGACAGGTGGCCAAAGGCACCCCACTAGCCCTCTCCAGCTCGGCACGGGCTGGTTTTATCACTCTCAACGCCCTCTTCATTGGCCTGGATGTTTTCTTCATCTGTAAAGACAGTGTGTGCTTGGCCAAAGGCAGCAAGAGTGAGTTCTCCCAGCTCATTCGTGCCAGAGCGGCCTTGTGGCGCACAGAGCTAGACTCCTGGCAGAGGATCTACGACTCGCTGTGTAGAGGAATTTGGAAGTTCAGGAAGTGCCAGAGAATTTTGGCTCAGCCTTTTTACCCTCCTGGAGGAGAATATTTGTGTCAATAA
- the LOC111981427 gene encoding apolipoprotein L3 isoform X5: MPSLLNVEVLALQLHRYIQISQQLCKIMEKGSSSQMLFWKNKNDIPVVNLGADVSEESIQKMMDHLNQLNDIRMDQHLRLTFLFQXAAQRFIGRFSQRRPRMEQFLTDLEENAVQLDRMKLGAKISSVAGSSVGVAGGILSIVGLALTPVTAGLSLALTIAGVSLGVTSGVNSLATGITEMKVNSIHEKKAREVFQNFMEDVESLQESLEDVARNIEPILGQSRVDGVLGAGKVIATAGAIGKGIDSIVDCASALSVKALAKEDLIASAGKLALQEGKAARNLPKLAGDIPDIGQVAKGTPLALSSSARAGFITLNALFIGLDVFFICKDSVCLAKGSKSEFSQLIRARAALWRTELDSWQRIYDSLCRGIWKFRKCQRILAQPFYPPGGEYLCQ, translated from the exons ATGCCCAGCCTCCTCAATGTAGAGGTGCTGGCCCTCCAGCTGCACAGATACATACAAATCAGCCAGCAGCTCTGTAAAATAATGGAGAAGGG TAGCTCCAGTCAAATGCTGTTTTGGAAAAATAAGAATGACATCCCTGTGGTCAACCTTGGTGCTGATGTGAGTGAAGAGTCCATACAAAAGATGATGGACCATTTGAATCAGCTGAATGATATCAG GATGGACCAGCACCTCAGACTAACATTCCTGTTCCAAGRGGCTGCTCAGCGCTTCATTGGCCGGTTCAGCCAGCGCCGACCCAGGATGGAGCAGTTTCTRACMGATCTGGAGGAAAATGCTGTGCAGCTGGACAGGATGAAGCTGGGGGCTAAGATCTCCAGTGTGGCAGGCAGCTCAGTGGGGGTGGCTGGAGGGATCCTATCCATAGTGGGCTTAGCTCTGACCCCTGTCACTGCTGGGCTGTCACTGGCTCTCACCATTGCAGGGGTCAGCCTGGGKGTCACCAGTGGGGTCAACAGTTTAGCCACTGGTATCACAGAGATGAAGGTCAATAGCATCCATGAGAAGAAAGCCAGAGAAGTCTTCCAGAATTTCATGGAGGACGTGGAGAGTCTCCAGGAGTCTCTGGAGGATGTGGCCAGGAATATAGAGCCCATCTTGGGGCAGAGCAGGGTGGACGGCGTGCTGGGGGCAGGGAAGGTGATTGCCACAGCCGGGGCCATTGGAAAAGGCATCGACTCCATAGTGGACTGTGCCTCGGCTCTGAGTGTTAAGGCCCTTGCAAAGGAAGATCTGATTGCAAGCGCTGGTAAATTGGCGCTCCAGGAAGGCAAAGCAGCACGAAACCTGCCCAAGCTAGCAGGGGACATCCCAGACATTGGACAGGTGGCCAAAGGCACCCCACTAGCCCTCTCCAGCTCGGCACGGGCTGGTTTTATCACTCTCAACGCCCTCTTCATTGGCCTGGATGTTTTCTTCATCTGTAAAGACAGTGTGTGCTTGGCCAAAGGCAGCAAGAGTGAGTTCTCCCAGCTCATTCGTGCCAGAGCGGCCTTGTGGCGCACAGAGCTAGACTCCTGGCAGAGGATCTACGACTCGCTGTGTAGAGGAATTTGGAAGTTCAGGAAGTGCCAGAGAATTTTGGCTCAGCCTTTTTACCCTCCTGGAGGAGAATATTTGTGTCAATAA
- the LOC111981427 gene encoding uncharacterized protein isoform X2 has protein sequence MDMTKATRIQLSNNINHTGKCENAGRAPYHELTREHLGQYISNTLSHIHTVREFCDRHSKWALQRETELEMMRDIKERADRIDLKFDHVRNSETKAKAFGEFVWSGLTQGTADSRREELEKELGAVLKDTLGGLEKLDYFLHAVECLAVTCLLVFEENRFLCLPQGTSPASVQAVITTARISCPLLIHFKRDAKSFFMPSLLNVEVLALQLHRYIQISQQLCKIMEKGSSQMLFWKNKNDIPVVNLGADVSEESIQKMMDHLNQLNDIRMDQHLRLTFLFQXAAQRFIGRFSQRRPRMEQFLTDLEENAVQLDRMKLGAKISSVAGSSVGVAGGILSIVGLALTPVTAGLSLALTIAGVSLGVTSGVNSLATGITEMKVNSIHEKKAREVFQNFMEDVESLQESLEDVARNIEPILGQSRVDGVLGAGKVIATAGAIGKGIDSIVDCASALSVKALAKEDLIASAGKLALQEGKAARNLPKLAGDIPDIGQVAKGTPLALSSSARAGFITLNALFIGLDVFFICKDSVCLAKGSKSEFSQLIRARAALWRTELDSWQRIYDSLCRGIWKFRKCQRILAQPFYPPGGEYLCQ, from the exons AGTTAACAAGGGAGCACTTGGGCCAGTACATCTCAAACACCCTCAGCCACATTCACACAGTGAGGGAGTTCTGTGACAGACATTCCAAATGGGCCCTTCAGAGGGAGACAGAACTAGAAATGATGAGGGACATCAAGGAGAGGGCAGACAGAATTGACCTTAAGTTCGACCATGTCCGTAACTCAGAGACCAAGGCCAAGGCGTTTGGGGAGTTCGTATGGAGCGGTCTGACCCAGGGGACTGCAGACAGTAGGCGtgaggagctggagaaggagcTGGGGGCTGTACTAAAGGACACTCTGGGAGGCCTGGAGAAGCTGGATTACTTCCTGCATGCTGTGGAGTGTCTGGCGGTCACCTGTCTGTTGGTGTTTGAGGAGAACAGGTTCCTCTGTCTGCCTCAGGGGACGAGCCCTGCCAGTGTTCAGGCTGTCATCACTACTGCCAGRATATCCTGCCCTCTCCTCATCCACTTTAAGAGGGATGCTAAGTCATTCTTTATGCCCAGCCTCCTCAATGTAGAGGTGCTGGCCCTCCAGCTGCACAGATACATACAAATCAGCCAGCAGCTCTGTAAAATAATGGAGAAGGG CTCCAGTCAAATGCTGTTTTGGAAAAATAAGAATGACATCCCTGTGGTCAACCTTGGTGCTGATGTGAGTGAAGAGTCCATACAAAAGATGATGGACCATTTGAATCAGCTGAATGATATCAG GATGGACCAGCACCTCAGACTAACATTCCTGTTCCAAGRGGCTGCTCAGCGCTTCATTGGCCGGTTCAGCCAGCGCCGACCCAGGATGGAGCAGTTTCTRACMGATCTGGAGGAAAATGCTGTGCAGCTGGACAGGATGAAGCTGGGGGCTAAGATCTCCAGTGTGGCAGGCAGCTCAGTGGGGGTGGCTGGAGGGATCCTATCCATAGTGGGCTTAGCTCTGACCCCTGTCACTGCTGGGCTGTCACTGGCTCTCACCATTGCAGGGGTCAGCCTGGGKGTCACCAGTGGGGTCAACAGTTTAGCCACTGGTATCACAGAGATGAAGGTCAATAGCATCCATGAGAAGAAAGCCAGAGAAGTCTTCCAGAATTTCATGGAGGACGTGGAGAGTCTCCAGGAGTCTCTGGAGGATGTGGCCAGGAATATAGAGCCCATCTTGGGGCAGAGCAGGGTGGACGGCGTGCTGGGGGCAGGGAAGGTGATTGCCACAGCCGGGGCCATTGGAAAAGGCATCGACTCCATAGTGGACTGTGCCTCGGCTCTGAGTGTTAAGGCCCTTGCAAAGGAAGATCTGATTGCAAGCGCTGGTAAATTGGCGCTCCAGGAAGGCAAAGCAGCACGAAACCTGCCCAAGCTAGCAGGGGACATCCCAGACATTGGACAGGTGGCCAAAGGCACCCCACTAGCCCTCTCCAGCTCGGCACGGGCTGGTTTTATCACTCTCAACGCCCTCTTCATTGGCCTGGATGTTTTCTTCATCTGTAAAGACAGTGTGTGCTTGGCCAAAGGCAGCAAGAGTGAGTTCTCCCAGCTCATTCGTGCCAGAGCGGCCTTGTGGCGCACAGAGCTAGACTCCTGGCAGAGGATCTACGACTCGCTGTGTAGAGGAATTTGGAAGTTCAGGAAGTGCCAGAGAATTTTGGCTCAGCCTTTTTACCCTCCTGGAGGAGAATATTTGTGTCAATAA